TCTTTTACGGTTTGAATTCAAAATTTCTGGATGAGTCTTTTCTTCCATGGTCATAGAGCGAATGATAGCTTCAACATGTGCAATTTGTTTCTCTTCGATTTGAATATTATTCAAACCTTTGATTTTGTTTGCACCTGGCATCATTTTTAATAATTCATCTAGTGGACCTAAATTACGAACCTGCCCTAGCTGCTCTAAAAAGTCATCGAGGGTAAAGGAGGCTGTCCGCATTTTCTGCTCAAGCTCTTTTGCCTTTTCCTCGTCCACATTTGCCTGGGCCTTCTCAATAAGCGTAAGTACGTCACCCATCCCAAGAATTCTAGAGGCCATCCGTTCAGGATGGAATGGTTCAATAGCGTCCATTTTTTCGCCTAGACCGACAAACTTAATCGGTGTTTGTGTTACAGCACGAATGGACAGCGCAGCTCCACCACGTGTGTCACCGTCAAGCTTTGTTAAGACAACGCCAGTCAGACCAAGCTGTTCATTAAAGCTTTGGGCCACATTAACAGCATCTTGACCAGTCATTGCATCAACAACAAGAAAGATTTCATCAGGTTTTGCAAGCTCTTTAATATCCTTCAGCTCGCCCATTAGGTTTTCATCGACATGCAAACGTCCTGCTGTATCAATTAAGACATAATCATTATGTTCTTCTTTGGCTTTCGCTATCGCTTGCTTGGCAATTTCTACAGGGCTTACTTGATCACCAAGGGAAAATACAGGCATATCTAGCTGCTTTCCAAGCGTTTCAAGCTGCTTAATCGCAGCAGGACGATAAATATCGGCTGCTACAAGCATTGGCTTACGGTTATATTTTTTACGAAGAAGGTTTGCAAGCTTTCCAGTAG
This genomic stretch from Neobacillus niacini harbors:
- the ffh gene encoding signal recognition particle protein — translated: MAFEGLADRLQNTIQKIRGKGKVTEADVKEMMREVRLALLEADVNFKVVKDFVKKVSDRAVGQEVLKSLTPGQQIIKIVNEELTELMGGEQSKIAASNRPPTVIMMVGLQGAGKTTTTGKLANLLRKKYNRKPMLVAADIYRPAAIKQLETLGKQLDMPVFSLGDQVSPVEIAKQAIAKAKEEHNDYVLIDTAGRLHVDENLMGELKDIKELAKPDEIFLVVDAMTGQDAVNVAQSFNEQLGLTGVVLTKLDGDTRGGAALSIRAVTQTPIKFVGLGEKMDAIEPFHPERMASRILGMGDVLTLIEKAQANVDEEKAKELEQKMRTASFTLDDFLEQLGQVRNLGPLDELLKMMPGANKIKGLNNIQIEEKQIAHVEAIIRSMTMEEKTHPEILNSNRKRRIAKGSGRTVPEVNRLLKQFEDMKKMMKQMTGMQQKGKKKGGFKFPFKPF